In Elephas maximus indicus isolate mEleMax1 chromosome 4, mEleMax1 primary haplotype, whole genome shotgun sequence, a genomic segment contains:
- the LOC126075585 gene encoding olfactory receptor 6C2-like — MTNHTVITTFILLGMTEDPKLQLVLLVFLFLTYFLCVAGNMTIVTLTLLDSHLQTPMYFFLRNFSFLEVSFTSVCIPRFLYSLTTGDKTCTYNACATQLFFGVLFGATEFFLFAAMSYDRYVAICKPLHYTTIMNNKFCTTLLLCCWIAGLLIIVPPLCMGLQLEFCDSNLIDSFACDAYPILQIACSDTELIEKVVLAFAVLTLISTLLGVLLSYTYIISTILKFPSAQQRKKAFSTCSSHMIVVSMSYGSSIFAYIKPSRNEGVALNKVVGLLFTSVVPMLNPFIYTLRNKQAKEAFKDTVKRIAFLIKK; from the coding sequence ATGACAAATCACACAGTGATAACAACATTCATCCTGCTGGGGATGACGGAGGACCCAAAATTACAacttgtgcttttggtatttttatttctcaccTACTTTTTGTGTGTGGCTGGGAACATGACAATTGTCACTCTCACACTTTTGGATTCCCATCTTCAAactcccatgtatttttttctccgaaatttctctttcttagaagtCTCATTCACCTCCGTCTGTATTCCCAGATTCCTGTACAGTCTGACAACTGGAGATAAAACTTGTACCTATAATGCTTGTGCCACGCAATTGTTTTTTGGTGTCCTCTTTGGAGCAACTGAGTTTTTTCTCTTTGCTGCCATGTCCTATGATCGCTACGTGGCCATCTGTAAGCCCCTACATTACACAACCATCATGAACAACAAGTTCTGCACTACACTCCTTCTCTGCTGTTGGATTGCTGGCCTGTTGATTATTGTGCCCCCTCTTTGCATGGGTCTCCAGCTGGAATTCTGTGACTCCAATCTCATTGATAGTTTTGCTTGTGACGCATATCCTATCCTACAGATCGCCTGTTCAGACACAGAGCTTATAGAAAAGGTTGTTTTGGCTTTTGCTGTGCTAACACTGATTTCTACCCTACTGGGTGTGCTTCTCTCCTACACATACATCATCAGCACCATTCTAAAATTCCCTTCTGCCCAACAAAGGAAAAAGGCCTTTTCCACCTGTTCTTCTCACATGATTGTGGTTTCCATGAGCTATGGCAGTTCCATCTTTGCCTACATTAAACCTTCAAGAAACGAAGGAGTAGCCCTTAATAAGGTTGTGGGGCTGCTCTTTACTTCAGTTGTCCCTATGCTTAACCCTTTCATTTATACACTACGAAACAAGCAGGCAAAGGAAGCCTTCAAAGACACCGTAAAAAGGATTGCATTTCTCATAAAGAAGTAA